From the Leishmania panamensis strain MHOM/PA/94/PSC-1 chromosome 31 sequence genome, one window contains:
- a CDS encoding vacuolar-type proton translocating pyrophosphatase 1, putative (TriTrypDB/GeneDB-style sysID: LpmP.31.1140), protein MGGITRIVSLAVALLGATAAAMVELNPSPIPVNDNTVGNAMSQNAGGIKVLPAAHTLMSAEMVSVMIVMSAAVGFAFAMYWWYALSSIKITPGKDQGLRNAHLTDEVMRNVYVIYTRISEGATAFLVSEYKYMAVFMSGFGTLIFFLLGIALSSPQPGQVSPKSPWMNASLSLFAFLMGAVTSVGSGWIGMRIAVYTNARTAVMATSGGDEGDQSSGFRLGFQTAFRGGITMGFGLTSMGLCSLFVTVKTVAAYFDTNPETMPELYECVAAFGLGGSAIACFGRVGGGIYTKAADVGADLVGKVENNIPEDDPRNPGVIADCIGDNVGDIAGMGSDLFGSFGEASCAALVVAASSAELTASFASMMYPLLITAVGVVVCIAVATIGATNSGVRRSHDIEPALKRQLLLSTVGTTVALVCLTEVALPPTFTVGTTESSRWGAITCVLCGLWSGLLIGYTTEYYTSNAYRPVREIAEACETGAATNIIYGLALGYLSVVPPILAMCTTIYVSYRMCNVYGFALAALGILSTMSVALTIDAYGPISDNAGGIAEMSHMGHEIREITDALDAAGNTTAAIGKGFAIGSAAFVALALYGAYVSRVKIPLVNILDSSVMPGLLFGAMLPYWFSAMTMKSVGVAAMDMVNEIRRQFQDPEVAEGRKEPDYESCVAIATQAALQQMIPPAALVMLSPIAMGILFGKYALAGMLPGAIVSGVQMAISASNTGGAWDNAKKYIEQGGLRDKNKGKGSPQHGAAVIGDTVGDPLKDTSGPALNILIKLMAIISVVFAPVFQSKMGGIMLKLIE, encoded by the coding sequence ATGGGTGGAATCACCCGGATCGtttctcttgctgttgccctcctcggggccaccgctgcggccaTGGTAGAACTGAACCCGAGTCCGATACCGGTGAATGACAACACAGTGGGCAACGCCATGTCCCAGAATGCGGGAGGCATCAAGGTGCTGCCGGCGGCGCACACGCTGATGTCGGCTGAGATGGTGTCCGTGATGATCGTCATGTCGGCGGCTGTGGGCTTCGCCTTTGCCATGTACTGGTGGTACGCCCTCTCGTCCATCAAGATTACTCCTGGTAAGGATCAGGGCCTGCGCAATGCCCACCTCACGGATGAGGTGATGCGTAACGTGTACGTCATTTACACTCGCATATCCGAGGGCGCCACGGCGTTCTTGGTGTCCGAGTACAAGTACATGGCCGTGTTCATGTCTGGCTTCGGCACGCTGatcttcttccttctcggCATTGCGCTCTCTTCGCCTCAGCCGGGCCAGGTATCGCCGAAGTCCCCGTGGATGAATGCTAGCCTTTCTCTGTTTGCCTTTTTGATGGGCGCGGTCACGTCTGTGGGGTCGGGCTGGATCGGCATGCGCATTGCTGTGTACACGAATGCGCGCACGGCTGTGATGGCAACCTCCGGCGGTGACGAAGGCGATCAGTCCAGTGGCTTCCGACTCGGCTTCCAGACGGCTTTCCGCGGCGGTATCACAATGGGCTTCGGTCTCACTTCGATGGGCCTCTGCTCACTTTTCGTCACTGTGAAGACTGTGGCAGCGTACTTTGACACCAATCCCGAGACGATGCCGGAGCTGTACGAATGTGTGGCGGCGTTTGGCCTTGGCGGCTCAGCTATTGCCTGCTTCGGTCGTGTCGGCGGCGGTATCTACACCAAGGCCGCCGACGTCGGCGCTGATCTTGTCGGCAAGGTGGAGAACAATATCCCTGAGGACGACCCACGCAACCCTGGTGTGATTGCCGACTGCATTGGTGACAACGTGGGTGATATCGCTGGCATGGGTTCTGACCTCTTTGGCAGCTTCGGCGAGGCGTCGTGCGCTGCACTCGTTGTGGCAGCCAGCTCCGCTGAGCTAACggcctccttcgcctctaTGATGTACCCACTGCTCATCACGGCCGTCGGGGTGGTTGTATGCATTGCTGTGGCCACGATCGGCGCCACAAACAGTGGTGTGCGCCGTTCGCACGATATCGAGCCGGCCCTGaagcgccagctgctgctgtcgacaGTCGGCACGACAGTTGCACTGGTCTGCCTCACAGAAGTGGCACTGCCGCCAACCTTCACGGTGGGCACCACGGAGAGCTCCCGCTGGGGCGCCATCACCTGCGTTCTGTGCGGTCTCTGGTCCGGCCTTCTCATCGGTTACACAACCGAGTACTACACCTCCAACGCCTATCGCCCAGTGCGGGAGATTGCGGAGGCATGCGAGACGGGTGCCGCCACGAACATCATCTACGGCCTCGCACTCGGTTACCTTTCTGTGGTGCCGCCGATCCTGGCCATGTGCACCACTATCTATGTGTCATACCGCATGTGCAACGTGTACGGCTTCGCCCTCGCCGCGCTTGGAATTCTTTCGACGATGTCTGTCGCGCTGACGATTGACGCGTACGGCCCCATTTCCGACAACGCTGGCGGTATTGCAGAAATGTCGCACATGGGCCATGAGATTCGCGAAATCACGGATGCGCTGGATGCCGCTggcaacaccaccgctgccatcggCAAGGGCTTCGCCATCGGCTCGGCTGCGTTTGTCGCTCTGGCACTCTACGGCGCCTATGTGTCGCGTGTGAAGATCCCCTTGGTGAATATCCTCGACTCAAGCGTGATGCCCGGTCTGCTCTTCGGTGCCATGCTGCCGTACTGGTTCTCCGCAATGACAATGAAGTCTGTCGGCGTTGCGGCCATGGACATGGTGAACGAGATCCGCCGCCAGTTCCAGGACCCCGAGGTAGCTGAGGGTCGAAAGGAGCCAGACTACGAGAGTTGCGTGGCCATTGCCACTCAGGCTGCTCTGCAACAGATGATTCCGCCGGCGGCTCTGGTGATGCTGTCCCCAATCGCGATGGGCATTCTCTTCGGGAAGTACGCGCTGGCGGGTATGCTGCCCGGCGCCATCGTGTCCGGCGTGCAGATGGCCATCTCGGCTTCGAACACCGGCGGTGCGTGGGACAATGCGAAGAAGTATATTGAGCAGGGTGGGCTGCGTGATAAAAATAAGGGCAAGGGCTCCCCGCAGCACGGTGCCGCCGTCATCGGTGACACCGTCGGCGATCCGCTCAAGGATACCTCGGGCCCAGCGCTCAACATTCTCATCAAGCTGATGGCCATCATTTCCGTCGTGTTCGCACCGGTGTTCCAGTCGAAGATGGGCGGCATTATGCTGAAGCTCATCGAGTAG